Proteins co-encoded in one Coriobacterium glomerans PW2 genomic window:
- the pyrR gene encoding bifunctional pyr operon transcriptional regulator/uracil phosphoribosyltransferase PyrR has protein sequence MGTSTPKAIIMDEVAVNRAMTRIAHEILERNEGSRDLALVGIVTRGDLLAKQLVHEMEQIEDAKILLGSLDISFYRDDYMTNFAPAVHATHVPFNVDGKRIVLVDDILYTGRTIRAALDAIMDLGRPSRIELAVLVDRGHRELPICPDFVGKNVPSSRDENVRLYLREVDDRTAVEIFEVEPGAHVGSAPLGGE, from the coding sequence ATGGGCACGTCCACCCCGAAGGCGATCATCATGGATGAGGTCGCCGTCAATCGCGCGATGACGCGCATCGCGCACGAGATCTTGGAACGCAACGAGGGATCCCGCGATCTTGCTCTCGTGGGCATCGTGACCCGCGGGGATCTGCTCGCAAAGCAGCTCGTTCATGAGATGGAACAGATCGAGGACGCAAAGATCCTGCTTGGAAGCTTGGATATCAGTTTCTACCGCGATGACTATATGACGAACTTCGCGCCGGCGGTGCACGCGACGCATGTTCCGTTCAACGTCGATGGCAAGCGCATCGTGCTCGTGGACGATATCCTCTACACCGGCCGCACGATCCGCGCCGCCCTCGATGCGATCATGGATCTGGGGCGTCCCAGCCGCATCGAGCTGGCGGTGCTCGTCGATCGCGGCCATCGCGAGCTCCCGATCTGCCCGGACTTCGTCGGAAAGAACGTGCCGTCTTCCCGCGACGAGAACGTGCGACTCTATTTGAGAGAGGTGGACGATCGCACCGCGGTGGAGATCTTCGAGGTCGAGCCCGGTGCCCATGTCGGCTCCGCTCCCTTGGGAGGTGAATGA
- a CDS encoding SpaA isopeptide-forming pilin-related protein, whose translation MAGNAPDRVSDDAGPRDVRGITTLSAIRYGADRLHDPFQVDLANAKGESGAVIEDIAKLPRNYWNGDGTIEGDFTFWKLSLKGKDGGIDYGPLQGNIGNTQSRTGTDIARIRVAADGQIEFMPEETGEWTGVHGDGSGLQFVFYYLQDTLVDSKNPILHFRVSEWFLQYFCPPTSSSPTPCAVITEVIDADSGKQIAKSDTMYYVGNNLGVQNITVDAIDENQYHITRIEAYKAAYQGDTDPWSSTEKADPGHPFATYDYTRAHDGSMSLSWDGGDPHHSIFTVYVSRTAQVGLVKRLSGADADRYRSEPFTFSAHLELPAGAVLHPSYPARGLADGATELRVTPDAADPSRGEMTGIAALPDRAVSIRGLPEGTRVRFSETGAPDRDPSAFSTSWTNDVTGGDNGSATARRPDATGEGRPQTVTATNEVSAATGKLTITKTLTGLSRLTSRDRIDLAGSFSIESGSGALPALTFSNATETTPAGGILDEDVDEVTCTWRLSRAATGRTILTERGYAVASTTVAAQVRVGTGALSLSDSAEVDIGGVETRVAFVNEYGAPVEDLRVSKSWPDTAEAERAAVVVELSWSGTEPGASGVLGTRQLDAAGGWSVELAGMPTATAATGEISYTAREVSVGGLVPERAGYEVAVTRRGAAITVINTRIPTVTLRIEKSDAEGGAPLAGAGFSLEPEGGGTARTAETDDSGVALIAGIRHGTYLLSETRAPSGYQLATRPWRIVADTSGVTVFVADEQGRYPDEGSPAPVCPDGSFRVAVADTRTPELPSAGASSPLTVAEGGGAAIALACGLRALTAGLARRRR comes from the coding sequence GTGGCGGGCAACGCACCCGATCGGGTTTCAGATGATGCAGGTCCACGCGATGTTCGAGGGATTACGACGCTCAGCGCCATCCGCTACGGCGCAGACAGGTTGCATGATCCTTTTCAGGTTGATCTCGCGAATGCGAAAGGGGAGTCAGGTGCCGTAATCGAGGACATAGCGAAGCTGCCTCGCAACTACTGGAATGGCGACGGCACGATTGAAGGAGACTTCACATTCTGGAAGCTCAGCCTGAAGGGCAAGGATGGGGGGATAGACTACGGCCCCCTCCAGGGTAATATCGGAAATACTCAATCGCGCACGGGCACCGACATAGCGCGTATCAGGGTGGCCGCGGACGGTCAGATCGAGTTCATGCCCGAGGAGACAGGCGAGTGGACCGGGGTGCACGGCGACGGGAGCGGCCTGCAGTTCGTGTTCTACTACCTGCAGGACACGCTCGTCGATTCCAAGAATCCGATTTTGCACTTTCGTGTCTCGGAGTGGTTCCTTCAGTATTTTTGCCCTCCGACCAGTTCGAGCCCAACCCCTTGTGCGGTCATCACCGAGGTGATCGATGCTGACTCCGGCAAGCAGATCGCCAAGAGCGATACAATGTACTACGTTGGCAACAACCTCGGTGTTCAGAACATCACAGTAGATGCAATCGACGAGAATCAGTATCACATCACAAGGATCGAGGCGTACAAAGCGGCCTATCAGGGTGATACCGATCCCTGGAGCTCCACCGAGAAGGCGGATCCGGGCCACCCGTTCGCGACATATGACTACACGCGCGCCCACGACGGTTCCATGAGCTTGTCATGGGACGGCGGCGATCCCCATCACTCCATCTTCACGGTCTATGTCTCCCGCACGGCGCAGGTCGGCCTCGTGAAGCGCCTCTCCGGTGCCGACGCCGACCGCTACCGCAGCGAGCCGTTCACCTTCTCCGCCCACCTCGAGCTGCCTGCCGGCGCAGTTCTGCATCCCAGCTATCCGGCGCGCGGTCTGGCCGACGGCGCGACCGAGCTCAGGGTGACCCCGGACGCCGCCGATCCCTCTCGCGGCGAGATGACCGGCATCGCGGCGCTGCCGGATCGCGCGGTCTCGATTCGCGGGCTGCCCGAGGGGACACGGGTGCGCTTCAGCGAGACCGGGGCACCGGATCGGGATCCCTCGGCGTTCTCGACCTCTTGGACCAACGATGTGACCGGCGGCGATAACGGCTCGGCGACGGCCAGACGCCCCGATGCGACTGGTGAGGGGCGCCCCCAGACGGTGACGGCGACCAACGAGGTGAGCGCGGCGACCGGCAAGCTGACGATCACCAAGACCCTCACCGGGCTGTCGCGCCTGACGAGCCGGGATCGGATCGATCTAGCCGGGTCGTTCTCGATCGAGTCGGGCTCCGGCGCCCTGCCGGCCCTCACTTTCTCCAACGCCACGGAGACGACGCCGGCAGGGGGGATCCTGGACGAGGACGTCGACGAGGTCACCTGCACTTGGCGGCTCTCGCGGGCCGCCACCGGCCGGACGATCCTGACCGAGCGGGGATACGCAGTCGCCTCGACCACGGTGGCCGCGCAGGTGCGCGTCGGCACCGGAGCGCTTAGCCTGTCCGACTCCGCCGAGGTCGACATCGGCGGAGTCGAGACGCGGGTCGCCTTCGTCAACGAGTACGGCGCGCCTGTTGAGGACCTCCGCGTCTCCAAGTCATGGCCGGACACCGCCGAGGCGGAGCGCGCCGCGGTGGTCGTCGAGCTCAGCTGGAGCGGAACCGAGCCGGGCGCATCCGGCGTCCTCGGGACTCGCCAGCTCGACGCCGCCGGCGGCTGGTCGGTCGAGCTCGCGGGCATGCCGACCGCGACCGCCGCAACCGGGGAGATCTCCTACACAGCCCGGGAGGTATCGGTCGGGGGTCTCGTCCCGGAGCGGGCCGGATACGAGGTGGCCGTCACTCGACGGGGGGCCGCGATCACGGTGATCAACACGAGGATCCCCACGGTGACGCTTCGGATCGAGAAGTCCGACGCCGAAGGTGGCGCGCCCTTGGCCGGCGCGGGGTTCTCGCTGGAGCCGGAAGGCGGCGGCACCGCTCGCACGGCCGAGACCGACGACAGCGGTGTCGCGCTCATCGCCGGGATCAGACACGGGACCTACCTGCTGAGCGAGACGCGCGCCCCGTCCGGCTACCAACTGGCCACCCGACCCTGGCGCATCGTCGCCGACACCTCCGGTGTCACCGTGTTCGTCGCCGACGAGCAGGGCCGCTACCCCGATGAGGGCTCGCCCGCTCCGGTGTGCCCCGACGGCTCCTTCCGCGTCGCCGTGGCGGACACCCGTACCCCGGAGCTTCCCTCAGCCGGGGCCTCCTCGCCGCTCACCGTAGCGGAGGGCGGCGGCGCCGCGATCGCGTTGGCCTGCGGGCTGCGCGCGCTGACAGCCGGACTCGCGCGCAGGCGGAGGTGA